A portion of the Leptospira broomii serovar Hurstbridge str. 5399 genome contains these proteins:
- a CDS encoding sensor histidine kinase produces the protein MNTVEQKDSDNIVSLQTLTTIIHASGFAISDILCREISNLGQIRLISTSSIGEVIEKCINFPPQIILLDLDLIRPDLNSNLKLLRRLCSDALVILIVSNNQSISELSHIDWIWSYIKRDTLQENLKDRILEALQFIKENSERIQLGSRRSENLSSELEWLIWKESLSGITELELGKGILTSLTRSMFQGLGIGSLVGQLDLCEFFMREEDGFIRIPEKLFSVVLNTKNLLRNRIEKIEYFKTYLDRSIEKQTMKSSDLKAYIEEIIRTLGPLLEIKNQSIVIMNEFESVDLICNRDFLHFSINEILVNAMKFSPDNSEIVVSFVRSEDTCSLLFKNDVSSFLEGGSGIPDEYYYKVFEPFFRLNNLYDERFYSNELGMGIGLNVVRNLAKQIDCRTYLYEIKKANTEDKTRRVAIELKFKLASLKKEQNSLRIYDDGKIRKTHSPF, from the coding sequence ATGAATACCGTCGAACAAAAGGATTCTGACAATATCGTTTCGTTACAAACGTTAACGACGATTATACACGCTAGCGGCTTTGCGATTTCGGATATATTATGCAGAGAGATATCGAACTTAGGTCAGATACGGTTGATTTCAACCTCGTCGATCGGAGAAGTGATAGAAAAATGCATAAATTTTCCCCCGCAAATAATTCTACTCGATTTGGATTTAATTCGCCCTGATTTGAATTCGAACTTGAAATTGCTTCGTAGATTATGTTCGGATGCACTCGTTATTCTGATAGTTTCAAACAACCAGTCGATATCGGAATTAAGTCATATCGATTGGATTTGGTCCTATATCAAGCGCGATACACTCCAAGAGAATCTAAAGGATAGAATTTTGGAGGCATTACAGTTTATAAAAGAAAACTCCGAACGTATTCAGTTAGGAAGTAGACGGAGCGAGAATCTTTCCTCCGAGCTAGAATGGTTAATTTGGAAGGAATCTCTTTCGGGTATCACGGAATTGGAACTTGGCAAAGGAATCCTTACTAGCCTGACTCGAAGCATGTTTCAGGGACTCGGGATCGGTTCATTAGTCGGCCAACTCGATTTATGCGAATTTTTTATGCGGGAAGAGGACGGCTTCATAAGAATCCCTGAAAAATTATTCTCAGTCGTTCTTAATACTAAAAATCTATTAAGGAATAGAATCGAAAAAATAGAATATTTTAAAACATATTTAGATCGTTCCATCGAAAAACAAACGATGAAATCCTCCGACCTTAAGGCTTATATAGAGGAAATAATACGAACTCTTGGCCCGCTGCTTGAAATAAAAAATCAATCAATCGTAATTATGAACGAATTCGAATCGGTCGATTTGATCTGCAATCGCGATTTCTTACATTTTTCCATAAATGAAATTCTTGTGAATGCTATGAAATTTTCGCCGGATAATTCGGAAATCGTAGTCTCCTTTGTAAGGAGCGAAGATACCTGCAGCCTTTTGTTCAAGAATGACGTTAGTTCCTTTCTCGAAGGGGGGTCGGGAATCCCGGATGAATATTATTACAAGGTATTTGAACCTTTCTTCCGACTTAATAATCTTTACGACGAACGATTCTATTCTAACGAATTAGGAATGGGAATCGGATTGAATGTTGTTAGAAATCTTGCGAAGCAAATCGACTGCAGGACTTATCTGTATGAAATTAAAAA